The following proteins are encoded in a genomic region of Glycine soja cultivar W05 chromosome 17, ASM419377v2, whole genome shotgun sequence:
- the LOC114391440 gene encoding probable sugar phosphate/phosphate translocator At1g12500: MVEAQTWTTRRMSNPRLDTTTTDPVLDIPPTPPGELRNSFGSNPNNNLSPTLVTALIISSWYLSNIGVLLLNKYLLSFYGYRYPIFLTMLHMLSCAAYSYASINFLELVPLQHIHSKKQFFKILALSAIFCFSVVCGNTSLRYLPVSFNQAIGATTPFFTAIFAFLITCKKETGEVYLALLPVVFGIVVASNSEPLFHLFGFLVCVGSTAGRALKSVVQGILLTSEAEKLHSMNLLLYMAPLAALILLPFTLYIEGNVLALTVEKAKGDPFIVFLLLGNATVAYLVNLTNFLVTKHTSALTLQVLGNAKAAVAAVVSVLIFRNPVTVMGMAGFGITIMGVVLYSEAKKRSKVTTH; the protein is encoded by the coding sequence ATGGTGGAGGCGCAGACATGGACGACGCGGAGAATGAGCAACCCTCGTCTTGACACGACCACCACAGACCCAGTACTGGACATTCCCCCGACACCGCCGGGGGAGCTTCGGAACAGCTTCGGATCCAACCCTAACAACAACCTCTCTCCAACCCTAGTAACCGCCCTCATCATTTCATCTTGGTACCTCTCAAACATCGGCGTCCTCCTCTTAAACAAGTATCTCCTCAGCTTCTACGGCTACCGCTACCCCATCTTCCTCACAATGCTCCACATGCTATCATGCGCCGCATACTCCTACGCCTCCATCAACTTCCTCGAACTCGTTCCTCTCCAACACATCCACTCTAAAAAACAGTTCTTTAAGATCCTCGCGCTCAGCGCCATCTTCTGCTTCTCCGTCGTCTGCGGCAACACCTCCCTCCGCTACCTCCCCGTCTCCTTCAACCAAGCCATCGGCGCAACGACCCCGTTTTTCACAGCTATCTTCGCTTTCTTAATCACATGCAAGAAAGAGACCGGGGAGGTTTACCTCGCGCTGTTGCCGGTGGTGTTCGGCATCGTTGTCGCGAGCAACAGTGAACCTTTGTTTCATTTGTTCGGGTTTTTGGTCTGTGTCGGTTCCACCGCTGGTCGTGCTTTGAAATCCGTTGTTCAGGGGATTTTGTTGACTTCGGAGGCCGAGAAGCTTCACTCCATGAACTTGCTTCTCTACATGGCTCCCTTGGCGGCGTTGATTTTGTTGCCGTTTACTCTCTACATTGAAGGAAATGTGTTGGCTTTGACTGTTGAGAAGGCCAAAGGTGACCCCTTTATCGTGTTCTTGCTGCTTGGGAATGCCACCGTGGCGTATTTGGTGAACTTGACGAATTTTCTTGTCACGAAGCATACCAGTGCGTTGACGCTGCAGGTGTTGGGGAATGCGAAGGCGGCGGTGGCGGCGGTGGTTTCGGTTCTGATTTTCAGGAATCCGGTGACGGTTATGGGAATGGCGGGGTTCGGAATCACCATCATGGGGGTTGTGCTTTACAGTGAGGCCAAAAAGAGGTCCAAAGTTACCACTCAttga
- the LOC114394067 gene encoding lipid transfer-like protein VAS, with the protein MKMGGGCKCLVSLVLALVLMRSLAEAQSGTSTTCAQELIPCVNFLNGTTTPPSSCCDPLKQTVENQLDCLCNIFFSPGLLQSFNVSVDQALALSRRCGVTNGITSCTNGSAPAPGSGPPPVTPGGDKGGAGRVTFTGLSFLLLFWVSMLFN; encoded by the exons atgaaaatgggtGGTGGGTGCAAGTGTTTGGTATCGTTGGTGTTGGCTTTGGTGTTGATGAGGAGTTTGGCGGAGGCGCAATCGGGCACCAGCACCACTTGCGCCCAGGAGCTAATTCCATGTGTGAACTTTCTGAATGGGACAACCACCCCACCAAGCTCTTGCTGTGACCCTCTCAAACAAACCGTGGAAAACCAACTGGATTGCCTCTGCAACATCTTCTTCAGCCCCGGCTTGCTTCAAAGCTTCAACGTCTCTGTTGATCAGGCTCTCGCTCTCAGTCGCCGCTGCGGCGTCACCAATGGTATCACCAGCTGCACAAACG GGTCAGCTCCAGCTCCGGGTTCAGGGCCACCACCAG TCACACCTGGAGGTGACAAAGGAGGAGCAGGCAGAGTCACATTCACCGGGCTTTCTTTCCTCCTCTTATTTTGGGTATCTATGCTGTTTAATTAG
- the LOC114393114 gene encoding 21 kDa protein-like — MASKLLLSLSLLLLTLTLHTSCTTALAKRTNPNPTITTTTDFIKSSCKATRYPAACVQTLSGHASAIRQSEQQLAVTALSVSVSKTRSCASFVKRMGSVKGMKPREYNALRDCVENMNDSVDRLSQSVKELGLVMGKGKGKKDFTWHVSNVQTWVSAAITDQDTCLDGFDGPHVDANLRASVRPRVVDASQVTSNALALVNRFASKYRSASQT; from the coding sequence ATGGCATCAAAACTACTACTAAGCCTTTCTCTGCTACTCCTAACTCTCACCCTCCACACGTCTTGCACCACCGCACTTGCCAAACGAACCAACCCAAAcccaacaataacaacaacaacagactTCATCAAGTCCTCATGCAAGGCCACGCGCTACCCCGCCGCGTGCGTGCAAACCCTCTCGGGCCACGCCAGCGCGATCCGCCAGAGCGAGCAGCAACTCGCCGTCACGGCTCTCTCCGTGAGCGTGTCCAAGACGCGCTCATGCGCGTCGTTCGTGAAGAGAATGGGCTCCGTGAAGGGAATGAAGCCCAGAGAGTACAACGCACTGCGTGACTGCGTGGAGAACATGAACGACAGCGTGGACCGTCTCAGCCAGTCGGTGAAGGAGCTCGGGCTCGTCATGGGTAAGGGCAAGGGTAAGAAGGACTTTACGTGGCATGTGAGTAATGTTCAGACTTGGGTTAGCGCTGCCATCACTGATCAGGACACGTGTCTTGATGGGTTTGATGGGCCCCACGTGGACGCCAACTTGAGGGCTTCCGTTAGGCCCAGGGTTGTGGATGCTTCTCAGGTCACTAGTAACGCTCTTGCACTGGTTAATCGCTTTGCCTCCAAGTATCGTTCTGCTTCGCAAACTTAA